In the genome of Corallococcus soli, one region contains:
- the rpsS gene encoding 30S ribosomal protein S19, which produces MARSIKKGPFVDDHLLKKIEGMIAANKKAVVKTWSRRSTILPEFVGHTFAVHNGKKFIPVFVTENMVGHKLGEFAPTRTFGGHSAEKKVAKAPGK; this is translated from the coding sequence ATGGCTCGTTCGATCAAGAAGGGTCCGTTCGTCGATGATCACCTCCTCAAGAAGATCGAGGGGATGATCGCGGCGAACAAGAAGGCGGTCGTCAAGACCTGGTCCCGGCGCTCCACGATTCTCCCTGAGTTCGTGGGTCACACCTTCGCCGTGCACAACGGCAAGAAGTTCATTCCGGTGTTCGTCACGGAGAACATGGTGGGCCACAAGCTCGGCGAGTTCGCCCCGACGCGTACCTTCGGTGGCCACTCGGCGGAGAAGAAGGTCGCCAAGGCCCCGGGCAAGTAG
- the rpsC gene encoding 30S ribosomal protein S3: protein MGQKVHPIGFRLGVIKTWDSKWFEHKNYAQWLHEDIRIREFVKKSLNHAGVSKVEIERAANKVKVNVHTARPGIVIGKRGAGIETVKKDLQQFTKNEVFLNIVEVRKAETDAQLVAENIATQLERRIAFRRAMKKALQTAMKFGAKGIRIACSGRLGGAEMARYEWYREGRVPLHTLRADIDFGFAEAKTTYGKIGCKVWICKGEVLPGKGGQAPMPTNR from the coding sequence TTGGGACAGAAAGTACATCCGATCGGGTTCCGGCTCGGCGTCATCAAGACCTGGGACTCCAAGTGGTTCGAGCACAAGAACTACGCCCAGTGGCTCCACGAGGACATTCGCATCCGCGAGTTCGTGAAGAAGTCACTGAATCATGCGGGCGTCTCCAAGGTGGAGATTGAGCGCGCCGCCAACAAGGTGAAGGTCAACGTCCACACCGCTCGGCCGGGTATCGTCATCGGCAAGCGCGGCGCTGGCATCGAGACCGTCAAGAAGGACCTGCAGCAGTTCACCAAGAACGAGGTCTTCCTGAACATCGTCGAGGTCCGCAAGGCCGAGACGGACGCGCAGCTCGTGGCGGAGAACATCGCCACGCAGCTCGAGCGCCGCATCGCGTTCCGCCGCGCCATGAAGAAGGCGCTGCAGACGGCGATGAAGTTCGGGGCCAAGGGCATCCGTATTGCCTGCTCGGGGCGCCTGGGTGGCGCCGAGATGGCGCGCTACGAGTGGTACCGCGAGGGCCGCGTGCCCCTGCACACCCTTCGTGCCGACATCGACTTCGGCTTCGCCGAGGCCAAGACGACCTACGGCAAGATTGGCTGCAAGGTCTGGATCTGCAAGGGCGAGGTCCTCCCGGGCAAGGGCGGCCAGGCCCCCATGCCCACCAACCGGTAA
- the rpmC gene encoding 50S ribosomal protein L29: MATAKELKDLSTDDLQNRAKELRDTLVQDRLKRRTGSLDSPAEGVQHRRDLARILTVLGEKARAAKAG, translated from the coding sequence ATGGCGACTGCGAAGGAACTGAAGGACCTGTCGACGGATGACCTGCAGAATCGTGCGAAGGAACTGCGCGACACGCTGGTCCAGGATCGACTGAAGCGCCGGACCGGCTCGCTGGACAGCCCTGCAGAGGGCGTGCAGCATCGCCGCGATCTGGCCCGCATCCTCACCGTCCTGGGCGAGAAGGCCCGGGCCGCGAAGGCGGGGTAG
- the rplP gene encoding 50S ribosomal protein L16 encodes MLQPARTKYRKMQKGRMGGAAHRGSDLTYGEFGLVSLQPGWITSRQIEAARIAMTRHVKRGGKIWIRIFPDKPITKKPAETRMGTGKGGVEYYVAVVKPGRVLYEMEGMTNEIARGALKLAQAKLPLLTKIVQRKDLSL; translated from the coding sequence ATGCTTCAGCCTGCTCGAACCAAATACCGAAAGATGCAGAAGGGCCGCATGGGCGGCGCGGCCCACCGGGGCAGCGACCTCACGTATGGTGAGTTCGGCCTGGTGAGCCTCCAGCCGGGCTGGATCACCTCGCGACAGATCGAGGCGGCCCGTATCGCGATGACCCGCCACGTGAAGCGCGGCGGCAAGATCTGGATCCGGATCTTCCCGGACAAGCCCATCACGAAGAAGCCCGCCGAGACCCGAATGGGCACCGGCAAGGGTGGCGTGGAGTACTACGTCGCGGTGGTCAAGCCGGGTCGCGTCCTCTATGAGATGGAGGGCATGACGAACGAGATCGCCAGAGGGGCGCTGAAGCTGGCGCAGGCGAAGCTGCCGCTGCTCACCAAGATCGTGCAGCGCAAGGACCTCTCGCTGTAG
- the rplV gene encoding 50S ribosomal protein L22 — protein sequence MESTAHLRHLRMSPRKLSLVAALIRGKPVEAALNILKFTPRAAARPVEKLIKSAVANATDLSKGQVDVDTLYVKTISVDQAATQRRFMPRAMGRATPIQKKSAHVHVVLADAKK from the coding sequence ATGGAGTCGACTGCACATCTGCGTCACCTGCGCATGAGCCCGCGAAAGCTGTCCCTCGTCGCGGCGCTCATCCGGGGCAAGCCTGTTGAGGCCGCCCTGAACATCCTGAAGTTCACCCCGCGCGCTGCTGCGCGGCCGGTGGAGAAGCTCATCAAGAGCGCCGTCGCCAACGCGACGGATCTGTCCAAGGGGCAGGTCGACGTGGATACCCTCTACGTCAAGACCATCTCCGTGGATCAGGCCGCCACCCAGCGCCGGTTCATGCCGCGCGCCATGGGGCGCGCGACGCCCATCCAGAAGAAGTCCGCCCACGTCCACGTCGTGTTGGCAGACGCCAAGAAGTAG